The Girardinichthys multiradiatus isolate DD_20200921_A chromosome 6, DD_fGirMul_XY1, whole genome shotgun sequence genome window below encodes:
- the efcab14 gene encoding EF-hand calcium-binding domain-containing protein 14, with translation MKKRKELNALIGLGDSKRKKTKKGSGHRLLRTEPPGSESESSSDDDDFNNLNGGTNFGKRSYSQCCNMCYPLFLFIILAACVMACAGLIWMQIALKEDLDSLKEKLHSMESRQKVSSSEIPKISEDLKNKEKKLDDIENGDKGLSKLWSNLTEINRKITFLDSAVSHLKTNLKSSADIIGLPTTVEELQKSVATIGSTLTSVQHDVETMKASLENQKKEDESKTTMDITDLKQAMGEVNKSEEQHHMWTDEQIHILLSTVADLHQRVDSLESGSKHSLQDNDAVASPAVTSQEPVTETVTETTTLKATPQDLEDMSTPLTKPQISRRPRFLTPKRSKRNVGTKCPRRVSLPDANSLKDLEDIYQKAGVGRDSLGLTYQDLKKLFGASTPSEQDVACFDDGDRRYSLMELRAAVGL, from the exons atgaagaagaggaaggaGCTGAACGCCTTGATCGGACTCGGAGACAGCAAGCGAAAGAAGACTAAAAAGGGGTCAGGGCACCGACTTCTCCGAACCGAACCACCGGGCTCAGAGTCAGAATCGAGCTCGGATGATGATGACTTCAACAACCTGAACGGCGGAACTAACTTTGGAAA AAGAAGCTACTCACAGTGCTGCAACATGTGCTAccccttgtttttgttcatcaTACTAGCTGCCTGTGTCATGGCTTGTGCTGGACTCATATGGATGCAGATTGCACTAAAAGAAGATTTAGACTCACTGAAGGAGAAGCTGCACAGCA TGGAATCCAGGCAGAAGGTGTCATCGAGTGAAATACCCAAAATAAGCGAGGATCTTAAAAACAAGGAGAAAAAACTTGATGACATTGAAAACGGGGACAAGGGATTGAGCAAACTATGGTCTAATCTGACAGAAATAAATCGCAAG ATCACTTTCCTGGACTCAGCTGTTAGCCACTTGAAAACCAATCTGAAATCTTCTGCCGATATAATCGGCCTTCCAACCACTGTTGAAGAGCTCCAGAAG agTGTGGCCACGATTGGCAGCACACTTACAAGTGTGCAGCATGATGTGGAAACAATGAAGGCTTCTCTTGAAAATCAGAAGAAAGAGGATGAGTCAAAGACAACAATG GACATCACAGACCTAAAACAAGCCATGGGTGAGGTCAATAAGAGTGAGGAGCAGCACCATATGTGGACTGATGAGCAGATCCACATTCTTCTGTCTACTGTTGCAGATCTTCATCAAAGAGTTGACTCATTGGAGAGTGGGTCAAAACACAGC TTGCAGGATAATGACGCTGTAGCTTCACCAGCTGTCACCAGTCAAGAGCCTGTAACTGAGACAGTGACAGAAACAACAACACTGAAAGCAACACCTCAGGATCTGGAAG ACATGTCCACACCACTGACAAAGCCACAGATAAGCAGACGTCCTCGCTTCTTAACTCCTAAACGATCTAAGAGGAATGTTGGAACAAAATGTCCAAGGAGGGTGTCTCTGCCTGATGCTAATTCTCTAAAAG ACCTTGAAGACATCTACCAGAAAGCAGGAGTCGGACGCGACTCCCTCGGACTTACTTACCAAGACCTGAAGAAGCTGTTTGGGGCATCGACTCCCAGTGAACAAGATGTGGCGTGCTTTGATGATGGAGACCGGAGGTACTCCCTGATGGAGCTGAGAGCTGCTGTGGGTTTGTGA
- the znf830 gene encoding zinc finger protein 830, which yields MATSKKGKKVVNQEELRRLMREKQRQNTEKKRVESPFAKYNSLGHLSCVLCAVQVKSELLWPAHILGKQHKDKVAELKEAKSQSVVPQSQPVKRKTPDSEEVVGKKAKPAGQSESGLPGDFFEKPTEKSAATEQKSAGLSLLAGVYDEDDDEDAGGTSLPAQSVTELPADFFDSSIPSTPAISHSGSILKADIPEKSAEKKDNTAEALPEGFFDDPVRDAKVRNVDAPKDQMDKEWEEFQKEIRQVNTKSEAIVAEDDEEGRLERQIDEIDEQIECYKRVELLRDKRDVLKSKHGPRKDEEMETEENNEEEGEEDEEELLGLLSQDWRAKGALA from the coding sequence ATGGCAACATCCAAGAAGGGAAAGAAAGTAGTAAATCAGGAAGAACTCCGGCGGTTAATGAGggagaaacaaagacagaacacAGAAAAGAAGCGTGTGGAATCTCCCTTCGCTAAATACAACAGTTTGGGTCACCTCAGCTGTGTGTTGTGCGCTGTGCAGGTCAAGTCTGAACTGCTGTGGCCAGCTCATATTCTGGGAAAACAGCATAAAGACAAAGTTGCAGAGCTGAAAGAAGCAAAGAGTCAATCAGTTGTACCACAGAGTCAGCCGGTAAAAAGGAAAACGCCGGACAGCGAGGAAGTTGTTGGGAAAAAGGCCAAACCAGCAGGTCAGTCTGAGTCAGGGTTGCCTGGAGACTTCTTTGAGAAACCCACCGAAAAATCGGCTGCTACTGAACAGAAATCTGCAGGACTGAGCCTCTTAGCAGGAGTTTATGACGAGGACGACGATGAAGACGCTGGTGGGACCAGTCTCCCAGCTCAGTCAGTTACAGAACTGCCAGCTGATTTCTTTGACAGCTCTATCCCATCCACGCCTGCCATTTCCCACTCAGGATCTATCCTCAAAGCAGATATCCCGGAGAAGAGCGCTGAAAAGAAAGACAACACAGCCGAGGCGCTACCCGAGGGTTTCTTCGACGACCCGGTCAGGGACGCCAAGGTCCGAAACGTCGACGCCCCCAAGGATCAGATGGACAAGGAGTGGGAAGAGTTTCAGAAAGAGATCCGACAGGTGAACACAAAGTCTGAGGCCATCGTGGCGGAGGATGACGAAGAGGGACGCCTTGAGCGTCAGATCGACGAGATTGATGAACAGATCGAGTGTTACAAGAGGGTGGAACTGCTGAGGGACAAGCGGGATGTGCTGAAAAGTAAGCATGGGCCCAGAAAGGATGAAGAAATGGAGACTGAGGAAAACAATGAAGAGGAGGGggaagaggatgaagaggagtTGCTGGGGCTTTTGTCCCAGGACTGGAGGGCTAAAGGGGCTCTGGCCTAG